One window of the Verrucomicrobiota bacterium genome contains the following:
- a CDS encoding type II toxin-antitoxin system YafQ family toxin — protein sequence MRLSQTNQFKKDIKRVLKRGKDLTKLKAVIDLFLAGDPLPPRNRHHQLSGNWAGHRDCHIEPDWILIYKIFDDELRLERTGTHSDLF from the coding sequence ATGAGGCTTAGCCAGACAAATCAATTCAAGAAGGACATCAAGCGGGTATTGAAACGAGGCAAAGACCTTACAAAACTGAAAGCTGTTATTGACCTCTTTCTTGCAGGAGACCCACTGCCTCCTCGGAATCGTCATCATCAACTCAGCGGGAACTGGGCAGGTCACAGAGATTGCCATATCGAACCCGATTGGATTCTGATATACAAGATTTTCGATGATGAACTTCGGCTAGAACGAACAGGGACTCATTCGGATTTGTTTTAA
- a CDS encoding type II toxin-antitoxin system RelB/DinJ family antitoxin translates to MPQSAVVHARIDPATKAATEKVLDSLGMTPTEAIRLFYRQIAIRKSFPLELHVPNKLTATVLAKSDKNQDIETFETANDLYASWDK, encoded by the coding sequence ATGCCACAATCAGCAGTAGTTCATGCCAGAATAGACCCAGCAACAAAGGCCGCCACTGAAAAGGTGCTCGACTCCTTGGGGATGACGCCGACCGAGGCGATTCGACTCTTCTACCGACAGATAGCCATCAGGAAATCATTTCCATTAGAGTTACACGTTCCCAACAAGCTGACTGCTACAGTGCTCGCAAAAAGCGATAAGAATCAGGATATTGAGACATTCGAAACCGCCAATGACCTCTACGCTTCTTGGGACAAATGA